tCAGCGTCGTCTTCATCAGGCAACGGCAAAGCTGTAGCTTGTTCCATTTCTTGTTGATATTGGTGCATTAGTTGCTCATCAACTTGAACTTCCGGTGGAGCCAAGGCAGGAGAGGCAACAAACTCCAATTGTGGGTTACCGGCAAGTTTTCTCGCCAACCACAAGAAGggcttttcaaaattatagTTTGATTTAGCAGAAATATCGTAATATTGTAGATTCTTCTTCCTGTGGAAAGTGATGGTCTTAGCCTtcacttttctttccttgacATCGACTTTATTACCGCACAAAACTATCGGGATATTTTCGCACACACGGACCAAGTCTCTATGCCAATTAGGAACGTTCTTGTAAGTAATTCTGGAAGTGACATCGAACATGATGATAGCACACTGAGCATTAATGTAATAACCATCCCTTAGGCCGCCGAATTTTTCCTGACCAGCGGTATCCCACACGTCGAACTTGATTTCACCAAAATTAGTGTAAAAAGACAGAGGATGGACTTCGACACCAATAGTTGCAatgtactttttttcaaattcccCAGTCAAATGTCTCTTAACAAAGGTGGTCTTACCAgtaccaccatcaccaaCAAGAACCAACTTGAAAGTGGGAACTTCCGCATTATTTTGAACAGGTGCAGACATTATGAACTTATACAAGTAGTTACaggtttattttttatcGTGCCCTAGCCAGGAtacttttctctttcttatagAAGTCAATCAAGAGCAGTTATGCATTCAAAAGAGATCAAAATCATTTACactattttcttgtttttaaGGGGTGACAGAAATCAACAGATGCCACACGCGGCTTTGGATAGTAATACTGAGGCGACACAGCGGAAAAACGAATAGATCGGGTAACGGACCTTAGGACGCCAAGGTGCTAACGCCACTTGTGAACTTGGTCACTCTATTATGCTTTTGGTCAGCTAAAAACGtttaaaaacaaaactggggatggaaaaagaaagaataacATTATTCTTCTCCCACAGTTTAATGCAGTCACTTAGTCGCCATTCACATAGAAGCGTGGAGACCGTAGATCTTATTTTCATGTACGATTCCTCCCTTAGAGAAAACAACTCCCCTTGGCTATGCATTACTCATCATGTGCCCCTTGCTTCTCTAACTCAAAGGGCATTGAGACAGAGTGGAACGCGCAGAAAGCAGATCTGATCACCCTACGATTGCTCCCGATCGCGAGAAGAGAGTAAGTTGCGCGCCCTGTTGCATATGTTCTTACTGCTCTGATACTATGACAATAGCGGAAGCGAACGGAGATGATTGTTGCCGCGGGATGACGCTGCGGAGGTAATGGCAATCGCATTAAAAGGGAATGGGAACTTAATATCTTGATGGAGACTTATTCTCTACAGTAAAGGGTACAGGGTCTAAAAACAAGCGCAATGGAATGTGTGCTAATTGCAATAATCGCTTGCATAATCTGTCCACTGCGCTATTTAAAGGGTTGAAAGATGCCACCTATCATAATATATTTCCTCATGAAACACTTTTCTTGGGATAGTTGGTTTCAACTTAAGATCTCAACTCAGGGTTCTATTACaccttctcttctttcaaatttactATACATTACGTAACAAATCTTATAGATGACTTTCTTTCCGAAGGTTTTTGACATCTCCAAGACAGACAATTCTTCCACGGAAGAAGGATCCAGAAGCAAGATATTATGCAACGAGCATCACCCTCTCGACAAGGGGCACTTTACGGCAACCATACGAGCTTTTAGCAATAGTATTAAACTGGCAATGAGGGGCAACCCAGGGCCCAAAGAAACGGTCCCCATACTCCAAAATGAAGATGCGCCACATGATGTCACAGCGGAAGAAATCGAGTTCCAACCGATCTGCGTGGCATTTTCGTGGTTTATACTCGGCCTCGCTATGGCTTGCTTACTAGTCTGCATCACGCTTACGCTGAGTTCACGTAGTTCTAGCGAAAGTGAAGATTATAAAGCCGGAACAATACCATCAAGTAATATCAACGATGAGGAAAAGCAGCTGCTTTTTTCCGATATGGCCTAGTACCATACGgtataagaaagagaacGCTTGCTACACTCCTCATTCAAAACATTTTACTCATATATCCCGTCCTTTGTAGACCTGCTATCTAATAATAACGAGCTGGTAAAGATTTCGCCAacttctttaatttctgTAGTAAACATGTTCCTATTCTCACCATGGCTTCTGCTTCATTATGGAATTAATGTTATTACCCGCAGTGAACTTAACAGGCTTCCCTTTGATTGGTCATTTGCCCGCTAACCCGCGCCGGAGCTGTTTTTCGTATTTTTAAGGATATCGTTTTACTGTCCATCTGACTTCAATCAACATGATCTTTCGCCACCAGGCTCTCCTACCGACTAGCCAGCATAGCACGTTACCGGCGTTCCCATTTTCgcttttttatttcctaAGCTGTATACTGTAAAAATCGAGCTTCTCTGCTGAGAGTATTATTGTGTTTTCGATTTTATTCAAGCTCGACAAAGGATATAGACAGAAATGTCAGTTATATTACCAAAATTACTATCGAGAACAGCGTTTAGAGTTCCTGGCAACTTACTGAGGCTCTCTTCAGTAGCTTTCAGAACTTTTTCTCAAACAGCCACCGCTTCCGCAGCTGCGTTTGATCGTTCCAAACCACATGTAAATATAGGTACGATTGGCCATGTTGACCATGGGAAGACAACTTTAACTGCTGCCATTACTAAGACTTTGGCAGCAAAAGGGGGCGCCAACTTCTTGGATTATGCTGCCATAGATAAGGCTCCTGAAGAAAGGGCCCGTGGTATTACCATTTCCACCGCTCACGTGGAATACGAAACCGCTAAGAGGCACTACTCTCACGTCGACTGTCCAGGTCATGCAGATTatatcaagaatatgatCACAGGTGCCGCCCAAATGGATGGTGCTATCATTGTGGTAGCAGCTACAGATGGCCAGATGCCTCAAACTAGAGAACATCTGCTATTGGCTAGACAAGTCGGTGTCCAACACATCGTCGTTTTTGTTAACAAAGTTGATACCATCGATGATCCGGAAATGTTAGAATTGGtggaaatggaaatgaGAGAACTTTTGAACGAATACGGTTTTGATGGCGACAATGCTCCGATTATCATGGGTTCTGCGCTTTGTGCTTTGGAAGGCCGTCAACCTGAAATTGGTGAACAAGCCATCATGAAGCTTCTGGATGCCGTGGACGAGTATATTCCTACGCCTGAAAGAGACTTCAACAAGCCTTTCTTGATGCCTGTAGaagatatattttctatctCTGGTAGAGGTACCGTCGTGACTGGTCGTGTGGAAAGGGgtaacttgaaaaaaggtgAGGAATTGGAAATTGTTGGTCACAACGCCATTCCGTTGAAGACTATTGTTACCGGTATTGAAATGTTTAGAAAGGAATTAGACTCTGCTATGGCAGGCGACAATGCTGGTGTGTTACTAAGAGGTATCAGAAGAGATCAATTGAAAAGGGGTATGGTTTTAGCTAAACCAGGTACTGTTAAGGCCCACACCAAAATCTTAGCCTCATTGTATATTTTATCGAAGGAAGAAGGTGGGAGACATTCTGGGTTCGGTGAAAACTACAGACCACAAATGTTCATCAGAACTGCTGATGTTACAGTTGTGATGAGGTTCCCTAAAGAAGTAGAAGATCACTCCATGCAAGTCATGCCAGGTGACAACGTCGAAATGGAATGTGATTTGATTCATCCAACTCCTTTGGAAGTAGGTCAGCGTTTCAACATCAGAGAGGGTGGTAGAACTGTTGGTACCGGCCTAATCACACGTATCATAGAATAAATTCGTTGATATCACCGGACTGTATCTATCTATATATTTCCGCTCCTTCCGCCACTCATAATATATACGCCTGTTCAGTAAGAATTTTTACGTGTAAATAAAGAGCAACAAATTCTGTTAGCTCTACTTTTAGGAAGAGTTTGCCAAGAACGTTAACAATTACCCTTTCAGTTTCGCATGCGTGAACTTAAGGCGTATCCATGTATGGAAAGGTCATCaaggcttttttttcaacggCGTTTTTGTTGATTTGTTTACTTTCCGACGGACTGCTAcgaaaaaagcaaaaaagaaaaatacaaagaaaTCGAAACATTCGCAAATCATGACAACttaaaaaaggcaaaagtCATCGCATAGGAATTTTGGAGTAAAAAGCTGCAATTGCAAAGATTCTTTCTACATGACAAAAGCTTATTAGTATCAGTACACTATTGATAATGAACGATATGGCAAAACCTTTACCTACTCCTCCGACTGCTGAGGTCAGGAAGAGTCGATCAAATTCACCAAGAAAAGCCCAGGAAGCAAGCCTAAGTCCAAATAAGAATGTCAATagcgaaaaaaatgggcCTGAgtcaaaatcaagaagcAAAAATGAACGCGATAATGCCGATGATGAGGAATTTGAGTTTTTTCACGAATTTAGTCGGGAGAAAGTGAAAGGTGTGGTACATGCAATTACTGCTGAACTTAAGCAAAAAGGTCCAGATATTGAGTTTTTGATGATACCATTTAGACCGGAACAAACGAATGACAAATTATTGACATTACTCAATCAGTTATTTCCTCTAGGAAACGGACAACCagtcaatgaaaaaaaacaattaaGAGTTATATCCAAAACTGATGTCTGGACATTATTTCAGTGTTTGAAGTACATTTGGTGCAGACTGCCAAATTCAGAAGTCATAGGCTGGAAATCGTATGTGGAATTCAAGTACAGAGAAGAGGTTAAGAAATTTCCACGAAAATCATTCTTGGAAATTATGCCTCAATGTCTGGCTTCTCCAAATCATGCATCAATCGTTTACGATTTTTTCGATCTGATTATTTCAATTTCGTCAAATTCGAGAATTAATAAAATGAGCGCaaggaaaatttcaaagatgtGCGCAATTTGGGCATTTAGCAAACAAAAGCCAGGTTCCGATGTTCAAGATTATGACTTTGAATCAGGCGCTATAAAGTCATCTGCTCTCAACAATTCCATACAAGATGGTTTAGACCAATGGATCCCTGGTTCAGATGCCATGTTCCATCTACTCTTGGCATTTTTGAGGAGCTTTGTTCCTCAAGATCTCGAATCTGCGAAGCTGCCACGTTCCCTAAAGGGTTTACTATTCAATAATCAATATCCCCCCACGAAATCAACAGCTTATACATCGGAGACAATTTTAACCATTCCCCTTGTAACTTTAAAAACAGACGCGTTTTCAAGAAAGCCTTGGCAATTACTGGAACGTTGCAGCGATCTTTTAGACTTCACCGACCATGATGCCTTTGAGGCAAGAGAAGATTATGCGTTATTAAAATCTCTAttcaggaaaaaaaatacggTAGAGGGAATCAGCAAGAAAATGTCCCAAGAATCAAGAAGATTGATGAAGGCTATGTCTACTAAACATTCAACATTTCAAGCAGGCTGGGCTCCTAGAAAATGCATAGAAAACATGTCACATTTCAAGGAATACATTGAAGTTAAGAGACTTGATATAGATGATTATTTCATATGGACTTGGTTGTCAtccctttcttttgaacaaacatctgaaaagaagaaaatctttgGGAGATCTATTATATTAGAATTCGAATTTGACGGGTTTAAAAAATGGGTAGTTTTTCAGGAATGCGATATAACATTAGATTACAATAAAAAGGGccaattcaagaaaatgacatctgtatcatcactaccagGTGAAAAGGAGGAACCTCTTGCAGATTCTGAATTAGGAAAACAATCTCTCTCCGAATCACCTATTATATCTCAAACataccaaaaatttcaagctGAGGTACCTCAACAAAGTACTTTTCTAAGAGACGCCTCATCCGATAGCCAGGGGAAATATCACACAGTTATTAGTAGAGATGCGTTGGCCAAAAACAAGCATAACGTTAACTTGCATTCGTTTGAGCATAAAATTTCTAAGTGGAATCCTCTAAACAACctaagaaagaaaagtggTAGTAGCTCATCTTCATTTGATAACAAGGACAGGGACAAAGACACGAACACttatgaagaaattcattCGAGCAAAAATcataaatcaaaaagagaagagcGCGTTTTAACAGAGTTCAGTACCCTCAATCCGGCCGAATATCAATTACCGGTTATTGAAACTGATGCATCAACTTTCAAGATTGATATACCCGAATTAATGTACGAGATCGATGAtaataaggaaaagagGAACTTGCCTGTTCTAACAAGCGAAGAGTCCCCAACTTCGCCTAAAAAAGCCACTGGCTCAACTCTAGAGGAGTTGAATAGTAtggttgaagaaatgatgATTGATAAGCCAGAGGATGTTAAAATTTCTATAATTGAGGCAGAAACATTTGAATCATTGACAAAGTTCGATCAATATAAACCAACTAATATAACTGACGAGGAAATACAAAGTAGCCATTCAAGTGCCGttcattctttgaaattaaGTACCAATACAAACGATTCTTATGCTGACAGTTCGAAACTTACTACCGACGGAAAATTGGTGGAACCGAGAAAGGTTTCTATTCAGTCTAATATCGATGACGATTCATCCTCATACTATTCTCCAAATATGAATGATATACCGACGTCAAGAATGCCAAGTCAACCCACATATCCCAATTTTCATtcgaaaaaaacatttaCAAATGAGCCTCACTTGGAGATGTTACAAAGTAGAGATGATATGTCCCAGCAAACAATATCAAACGCATCAAAGAGAGCGCCTGTTGAACAAAaaccttatcaaaacaGTCGCACAAAGGGAGTGTCACCAGTAAGTGCGCCAGTTCCGTTTCCTTCATATCCCCCAGTCAGATCTCCACAATCTTCAATGAAACCAACAGGATTCAAGCAGAATACCTTGAGTTCGCCAATCGGTTCTAAGGAATCTACTCATCATGTAATAAATCAACCACCTGCGGCGTATCGAGAGCAACATGGCTGTTTTCCTCGTTTAACAAACCAACGCCACTCTCCAAATAGTGTTACTCCGCGAGA
The DNA window shown above is from Saccharomyces kudriavzevii IFO 1802 strain IFO1802 genome assembly, chromosome: 15 and carries:
- the TUF1 gene encoding translation elongation factor Tu (similar to Saccharomyces cerevisiae TUF1 (YOR187W); ancestral locus Anc_6.95); its protein translation is MSVILPKLLSRTAFRVPGNLLRLSSVAFRTFSQTATASAAAFDRSKPHVNIGTIGHVDHGKTTLTAAITKTLAAKGGANFLDYAAIDKAPEERARGITISTAHVEYETAKRHYSHVDCPGHADYIKNMITGAAQMDGAIIVVAATDGQMPQTREHLLLARQVGVQHIVVFVNKVDTIDDPEMLELVEMEMRELLNEYGFDGDNAPIIMGSALCALEGRQPEIGEQAIMKLLDAVDEYIPTPERDFNKPFLMPVEDIFSISGRGTVVTGRVERGNLKKGEELEIVGHNAIPLKTIVTGIEMFRKELDSAMAGDNAGVLLRGIRRDQLKRGMVLAKPGTVKAHTKILASLYILSKEEGGRHSGFGENYRPQMFIRTADVTVVMRFPKEVEDHSMQVMPGDNVEMECDLIHPTPLEVGQRFNIREGGRTVGTGLITRIIE
- the SKDI15G3320 gene encoding uncharacterized protein (similar to Saccharomyces cerevisiae YOR186W and YLR297W; ancestral locus Anc_6.93); translation: MTFFPKVFDISKTDNSSTEEGSRSKILCNEHHPLDKGHFTATIRAFSNSIKLAMRGNPGPKETVPILQNEDAPHDVTAEEIEFQPICVAFSWFILGLAMACLLVCITLTLSSRSSSESEDYKAGTIPSSNINDEEKQLLFSDMA
- the MSB1 gene encoding Msb1p (similar to Saccharomyces cerevisiae MSB1 (YOR188W); ancestral locus Anc_6.97), whose protein sequence is MNDMAKPLPTPPTAEVRKSRSNSPRKAQEASLSPNKNVNSEKNGPESKSRSKNERDNADDEEFEFFHEFSREKVKGVVHAITAELKQKGPDIEFLMIPFRPEQTNDKLLTLLNQLFPLGNGQPVNEKKQLRVISKTDVWTLFQCLKYIWCRLPNSEVIGWKSYVEFKYREEVKKFPRKSFLEIMPQCLASPNHASIVYDFFDLIISISSNSRINKMSARKISKMCAIWAFSKQKPGSDVQDYDFESGAIKSSALNNSIQDGLDQWIPGSDAMFHLLLAFLRSFVPQDLESAKLPRSLKGLLFNNQYPPTKSTAYTSETILTIPLVTLKTDAFSRKPWQLLERCSDLLDFTDHDAFEAREDYALLKSLFRKKNTVEGISKKMSQESRRLMKAMSTKHSTFQAGWAPRKCIENMSHFKEYIEVKRLDIDDYFIWTWLSSLSFEQTSEKKKIFGRSIILEFEFDGFKKWVVFQECDITLDYNKKGQFKKMTSVSSLPGEKEEPLADSELGKQSLSESPIISQTYQKFQAEVPQQSTFLRDASSDSQGKYHTVISRDALAKNKHNVNLHSFEHKISKWNPLNNLRKKSGSSSSSFDNKDRDKDTNTYEEIHSSKNHKSKREERVLTEFSTLNPAEYQLPVIETDASTFKIDIPELMYEIDDNKEKRNLPVLTSEESPTSPKKATGSTLEELNSMVEEMMIDKPEDVKISIIEAETFESLTKFDQYKPTNITDEEIQSSHSSAVHSLKLSTNTNDSYADSSKLTTDGKLVEPRKVSIQSNIDDDSSSYYSPNMNDIPTSRMPSQPTYPNFHSKKTFTNEPHLEMLQSRDDMSQQTISNASKRAPVEQKPYQNSRTKGVSPVSAPVPFPSYPPVRSPQSSMKPTGFKQNTLSSPIGSKESTHHVINQPPAAYREQHGCFPRLTNQRHSPNSVTPRELKPRNSQTGDVPIPQQMPPIKKGMSYASSTIPSYQTMERTNPLIQPQMKSCQPPVSAYKMNQSPHHKNMENAYGNGRSGNAQMPDGRWGNHPPQMAPEGVRPSQFQNPQQYINRYAPQAQPAVPAEYYNGPPPNMRAPPMTPHMIPPQEPVRCTAGANRRSYPQSMKSIPHAAPTQPMGVPNSEFYLPEAPQGNRLHGNINKRQERKKLYDNIRSGNFGI
- the GSP2 gene encoding Ran GTPase GSP2 (similar to Saccharomyces cerevisiae GSP1 (YLR293C) and GSP2 (YOR185C); ancestral locus Anc_6.90) — its product is MSAPVQNNAEVPTFKLVLVGDGGTGKTTFVKRHLTGEFEKKYIATIGVEVHPLSFYTNFGEIKFDVWDTAGQEKFGGLRDGYYINAQCAIIMFDVTSRITYKNVPNWHRDLVRVCENIPIVLCGNKVDVKERKVKAKTITFHRKKNLQYYDISAKSNYNFEKPFLWLARKLAGNPQLEFVASPALAPPEVQVDEQLMHQYQQEMEQATALPLPDEDDADL